Within Helicoverpa zea isolate HzStark_Cry1AcR chromosome 17, ilHelZeax1.1, whole genome shotgun sequence, the genomic segment GGTTCATAAAGTagaagaaataataacaatcgACATTTACTTCCTCGCGGCGTCGGTCCAACAAAATCTAGTTGGGATCCTATTTGGACGATCAGGTTTGATGCCTACTGTAGACTCCTTCATGCCTCCAACTTCACCACCTCCCAAGCTTGAGGCTTTTTTTTCCGACCTATCTTCTGACACTAATTCTATAACTGCACTCTTACTTCTCCTATCCAACATCTCCTGATGAAGTTCTTCTTCAGAACTGTAATCTTCTTTCGTTTCAGTCATATCTTCCTCCAACTCCTCCAACGCAGATGTTTTACTTCTAGACATCTGAATTCGAGGCAACAGTTTCTTTTCTATCGCCTGTAAATCAGTTTTCTTCTCACTGTCACGTATATCCAATCTCTTTTCAATGCATGTAATTCTTTCTAGAATCGTATCTAGTTTGCTTGTGTTGCACTTTAGAATCTTTTGCACTGTAGTCAGACCGGAGTCGGAGTTGCAATTGCTCAATTCCGATATGCATTCTCTAATCGCGGTCAGAATAGGTGTTTTGATACTGTCGCTAAGATAATTCTTATCTTTTTCGTTCATAAGATGTATTTTGATCTTAGAGTCTCCTGGAGTCTCGGTAGCTAAAGCCTCGAATGATTCAGAAACAATAAACTTTTGTTTATCATGAAGTTTCTTGGTATGAGATTTATCTTTCTTATGATATTTCTTTTCTGATACTTCAGAAAATGTGCAACACAATGATTGGTTTATGTTCAAATCATCTAAAGTGTTGGTCGAGCAATGACTAGCAGTCTCCTTGACACTAAAATCTTTTCGTGCCTTTCTATAAGTTTCTATAACCTTTTTAGGTTCTGTTCGGTCATAGGTCGGAGCTGGGTGTTCAAAACTTGTTTCTTGaggtttcttttcttttttcctGTGCTTTTTTGTTGACTTTATTGTATAGAATACTGGGAGATTATCTTCACTGGGCGGTATAACTAACGGCACCAAAGTTTTAGCAAACTTAATAGTATGATCAAGTACGGAATCATTAGTATTACTAATCTTATATGTTCTATTATTGTTTGAGACTTCAGTGTTCTTGTCACTGTTGAACTGTTGACTTTTGTCATACTTGACttgttttaaatctttttttggtttgtttttttcttttttggctTCGTTATGTTTGTTATCGTCGAAGTATCTCTTGTGTATAAATACGATGGAATTGTGTGAACGTTGATGAGGAAAGTAATTAGCTAGATTCACGCCGTTGATTTCTTTGACGGGGGGTTGCCATTCTGTGAAAGAGGTGGTTTAATGTTGACGTGGAACTAGGTCACTTAATTAAGTCACTTGATTGAGTGGGAGGTGTAATTTTGTAGCTGATTTCT encodes:
- the LOC124638322 gene encoding uncharacterized protein LOC124638322, giving the protein MDPEWQPPVKEINGVNLANYFPHQRSHNSIVFIHKRYFDDNKHNEAKKEKNKPKKDLKQVKYDKSQQFNSDKNTEVSNNNRTYKISNTNDSVLDHTIKFAKTLVPLVIPPSEDNLPVFYTIKSTKKHRKKEKKPQETSFEHPAPTYDRTEPKKVIETYRKARKDFSVKETASHCSTNTLDDLNINQSLCCTFSEVSEKKYHKKDKSHTKKLHDKQKFIVSESFEALATETPGDSKIKIHLMNEKDKNYLSDSIKTPILTAIRECISELSNCNSDSGLTTVQKILKCNTSKLDTILERITCIEKRLDIRDSEKKTDLQAIEKKLLPRIQMSRSKTSALEELEEDMTETKEDYSSEEELHQEMLDRRSKSAVIELVSEDRSEKKASSLGGGEVGGMKESTVGIKPDRPNRIPTRFCWTDAARK